A window of the Brassica napus cultivar Da-Ae chromosome C5, Da-Ae, whole genome shotgun sequence genome harbors these coding sequences:
- the LOC106425164 gene encoding E3 ubiquitin-protein ligase RING1-like — MSSGGNSTASTAPAVEKMFFCYQCNRTVNISISISSAADPFCPLCSGGFLEEYDEPVPTLPPNLNPESGFFPMADPFSTLLPLLFGSSSAPPSSTNPSFFGPRSTQNQPQGGAFDPVSFLQNHLQHLQSSGTHVQFLIEDHPLDPSNRAPGHVGDYFFGPGLEQLIQQLAENDPNRYGTPPASKSAIEGLPTVKVSKDMLKSEMNQCAVCMDEFEDGGDVKQMPCKHVFHQDCLMPWLELHNSCPVCRYELPTDDPDYENRGQGQGGQTSGDGGQTPRSFSVQLPWTFGGRRDGSGSGAPGSGGGGGGGGSNLGTRQEDLD, encoded by the coding sequence ATGTCTTCCGGCGGAAACTCAACTGCCTCCACCGCCCCCGCGGTCGAAAAGATGTTCTTTTGCTACCAGTGCAACCGCACAGTCAACATCTCAATCTCAATCTCCTCCGCCGCTGATCCTTTCTGCCCTCTTTGCTCCGGCGGCTTTCTTGAAGAATACGACGAACCCGTCCCTACTCTACCCCCGAATCTCAATCCCGAATCCGGTTTCTTCCCCATGGCCGATCCTTTCTCCACCTTGCTCCCTCTCCTCTTCGGCTCCTCCTCCGCTCCTCCTTCCTCCACAAACCCGAGCTTCTTCGGACCCCGCTCTACCCAGAACCAGCCTCAAGGCGGCGCCTTTGATCCGGTTTCCTTCCTCCAGAACCATCTCCAGCATCTCCAATCCAGCGGCACGCACGTGCAGTTCTTGATCGAGGATCATCCTCTGGATCCGTCTAACCGAGCCCCGGGGCATGTCGGGGACTACTTCTTCGGCCCTGGTCTCGAGCAGCTGATTCAGCAGCTAGCGGAGAATGATCCCAACCGCTACGGAACTCCTCCTGCTTCGAAATCGGCTATCGAAGGGCTGCCGACTGTTAAGGTGAGTAAGGACATGTTGAAGTCTGAGATGAACCAGTGTGCTGTTTGTATGGATGAGTTTGAGGATGGCGGCGATGTGAAGCAGATGCCTTGCAAGCATGTGTTTCATCAGGATTGTTTGATGCCGTGGCTGGAGTTGCATAACTCTTGTCCCGTTTGTCGGTATGAGTTGCCTACGGATGATCCTGATTATGAGAACAGGGGTCAGGGGCAAGGAGGTCAGACGAGTGGGGATGGTGGGCAGACTCCGAGGAGCTTTAGTGTACAGCTTCCTTGGACGTTTGGTGGGAGACGGGATGGTTCAGGGTCAGGAGCTCCTggaagtggtggtggtggaggtggaggtggGTCCAATCTTGGGACCAGGCAGGAAGATTTGGATTGA
- the LOC106425153 gene encoding sugar transport protein 4-like isoform X2, protein MVHVPRWSHLLHRLCFQRLCSKHRYASHRSYLARFRSRIRQSIPVYLSEMAPPNLRGAFNNGFQVAIIFGIVVATIINYFTAQLKGNIGWRISLGLACVPAMMIMIGALILPDTPNSLIERGFTEDAKKMLQSIRGTSEVDEEFQDLIDASEESKQVKHPWKNIMLPRYRPQLIMTCFIPFFQQLTGINVITFYAPVLFQTLGFGSKASLLSAMVTGIIELLCTFVSVFTVDRFGRRVLFLQGGIQMLISQIAIGVMIGVKFGTVGTGNIGKTDANLIVALICIYVAGFAWSWGPLGWLVPSEISPLEIRSAAQAINVAVNMFFTFLVAQLFLTMLCHMKFGLFFFFAVFVFIMTIFIYLMLPETKNVPIEEMNRVWKAHWFWGRFIPDEAVGVSAAEMQQKSV, encoded by the exons ATGGTCCATGTTCCTCGGTGGTCTCACCTTCTTCATCGGCTCTGCTTTCAACGGCTTTGCTCAAAACATCGCTATGCTTCTCATCGGTCGTATCTTGCTCGGTTTCGGAGTCGGATTCGCCAATCAA TTCCTGTCTATCTGTCGGAAATGGCTCCTCCGAATCTAAGAGGAGCGTTCAACAATGGGTTTCAAGTAGCGATTATATTCGGTATCGTAGTCGCAACGATCATCAACTACTTCACCGCACAGTTGAAAGGTAACATCGGATGGAGAATCTCACTAGGGTTAGCTTGTGTCCCTGCGATGATGATTATGATCGGAGCTCTGATCCTTCCCGACACTCCCAACTCTCTCATCGAACGTGGCTTCACCGAAGATGCCAAGAAAATGCTTCAATCTATCCGAGGAACCAGTGAAGTCGATGAAGAGTTTCAAGATCTCATTGATGCGAGCGAGGAGTCTAAGCAAGTGAAACACCCGTGGAAGAACATCATGCTTCCTCGTTACAGACCGCAGTTGATAATGACTTGCTTCATTCCTTTCTTCCAACAGCTTACCGGAATCAATGTCATTACGTTTTACGCTCCCGTTCTGTTTCAAACCTTAGGGTTCGGTAGCAAAGCCTCGCTCTTGTCGGCTATGGTAACGGGAATCATCGAGCTCTTGTGTACCTTTGTCTCTGTTTTCACGGTTGATAGGTTTGGAAGAAGAGTCTTGTTCCTCCAGGGAGGTATCCAGATGCTTATCTCTCAG ATTGCTATTGGAGTCATGATCGGAGTCAAGTTTGGAACGGTTGGAACAGGGAACATAGGGAAAACAGATGCTAATCTGATCGTGGCGCTGATCTGCATCTATGTAGCGGGTTTCGCCTGGTCGTGGGGACCGTTGGGATGGCTGGTACCTAGTGAGATATCTCCACTAGAGATCCGATCAGCAGCTCAAGCCATAAACGTAGCGGTGAACATGTTCTTCACATTCCTTGTAGCTCAGCTCTTCCTGACTATGCTCTGCCACATGAAGTTCGGactattcttcttctttgcggTGTTTGTCTTTATAATGACGATATTTATCTACTTGATGTTGCCTGAGACGAAGAATGTGCCCATTGAAGAGATGAATAGAGTATGGAAGGCACACTGGTTCTGGGGAAGGTTTATTCCTGATGAAGCTGTTGGTGTTAGTGCTGCTGAGATGCAGCAAAAGTCTGTATGA
- the LOC106425153 gene encoding sugar transport protein 4-like isoform X1, whose translation MAGGFVSQTPGVRNYNYKLTPKVFVTCFIGAFGGLIFGYDLGISGGVTQMEPFLEEFFPYVYKKMKNAHENEYCRFDSQLLTLFTSSLYLAALVSSLFASTITRVFGRKWSMFLGGLTFFIGSAFNGFAQNIAMLLIGRILLGFGVGFANQSVPVYLSEMAPPNLRGAFNNGFQVAIIFGIVVATIINYFTAQLKGNIGWRISLGLACVPAMMIMIGALILPDTPNSLIERGFTEDAKKMLQSIRGTSEVDEEFQDLIDASEESKQVKHPWKNIMLPRYRPQLIMTCFIPFFQQLTGINVITFYAPVLFQTLGFGSKASLLSAMVTGIIELLCTFVSVFTVDRFGRRVLFLQGGIQMLISQIAIGVMIGVKFGTVGTGNIGKTDANLIVALICIYVAGFAWSWGPLGWLVPSEISPLEIRSAAQAINVAVNMFFTFLVAQLFLTMLCHMKFGLFFFFAVFVFIMTIFIYLMLPETKNVPIEEMNRVWKAHWFWGRFIPDEAVGVSAAEMQQKSV comes from the exons ATGGCCGGAGGGTTCGTCAGTCAAACGCCGGGAGTTCGGAACTACAACTACAAACTCACACCGAAAGTGTTCGTAACATGTTTCATCGGTGCTTTTGGTGGTCTCATCTTCGGATACGATCTCGGGATCTCAGG AGGGGTAACCCAAATGGAGCCATTCTTGGAAGAATTTTTCCCTTACGTGtataagaagatgaagaacGCACACGAGAACGAGTACTGTCGTTTTGATAGCCAGCTTCTCACTCTCTTCACTTCGTCTCTCTATTTAGCGGCTTTGGTCTCTTCCTTGTTCGCCTCCACGATAACCCGAGTCTTCGGAAGGAAATGGTCCATGTTCCTCGGTGGTCTCACCTTCTTCATCGGCTCTGCTTTCAACGGCTTTGCTCAAAACATCGCTATGCTTCTCATCGGTCGTATCTTGCTCGGTTTCGGAGTCGGATTCGCCAATCAA TCAGTTCCTGTCTATCTGTCGGAAATGGCTCCTCCGAATCTAAGAGGAGCGTTCAACAATGGGTTTCAAGTAGCGATTATATTCGGTATCGTAGTCGCAACGATCATCAACTACTTCACCGCACAGTTGAAAGGTAACATCGGATGGAGAATCTCACTAGGGTTAGCTTGTGTCCCTGCGATGATGATTATGATCGGAGCTCTGATCCTTCCCGACACTCCCAACTCTCTCATCGAACGTGGCTTCACCGAAGATGCCAAGAAAATGCTTCAATCTATCCGAGGAACCAGTGAAGTCGATGAAGAGTTTCAAGATCTCATTGATGCGAGCGAGGAGTCTAAGCAAGTGAAACACCCGTGGAAGAACATCATGCTTCCTCGTTACAGACCGCAGTTGATAATGACTTGCTTCATTCCTTTCTTCCAACAGCTTACCGGAATCAATGTCATTACGTTTTACGCTCCCGTTCTGTTTCAAACCTTAGGGTTCGGTAGCAAAGCCTCGCTCTTGTCGGCTATGGTAACGGGAATCATCGAGCTCTTGTGTACCTTTGTCTCTGTTTTCACGGTTGATAGGTTTGGAAGAAGAGTCTTGTTCCTCCAGGGAGGTATCCAGATGCTTATCTCTCAG ATTGCTATTGGAGTCATGATCGGAGTCAAGTTTGGAACGGTTGGAACAGGGAACATAGGGAAAACAGATGCTAATCTGATCGTGGCGCTGATCTGCATCTATGTAGCGGGTTTCGCCTGGTCGTGGGGACCGTTGGGATGGCTGGTACCTAGTGAGATATCTCCACTAGAGATCCGATCAGCAGCTCAAGCCATAAACGTAGCGGTGAACATGTTCTTCACATTCCTTGTAGCTCAGCTCTTCCTGACTATGCTCTGCCACATGAAGTTCGGactattcttcttctttgcggTGTTTGTCTTTATAATGACGATATTTATCTACTTGATGTTGCCTGAGACGAAGAATGTGCCCATTGAAGAGATGAATAGAGTATGGAAGGCACACTGGTTCTGGGGAAGGTTTATTCCTGATGAAGCTGTTGGTGTTAGTGCTGCTGAGATGCAGCAAAAGTCTGTATGA
- the LOC106425153 gene encoding sugar transport protein 4-like isoform X3 — protein sequence MFHRCFWWSHLRIRSRDLRVFFPRGVTQMEPFLEEFFPYVYKKMKNAHENEYCRFDSQLLTLFTSSLYLAALVSSLFASTITRVFGRKWSMFLGGLTFFIGSAFNGFAQNIAMLLIGRILLGFGVGFANQSVPVYLSEMAPPNLRGAFNNGFQVAIIFGIVVATIINYFTAQLKGNIGWRISLGLACVPAMMIMIGALILPDTPNSLIERGFTEDAKKMLQSIRGTSEVDEEFQDLIDASEESKQVKHPWKNIMLPRYRPQLIMTCFIPFFQQLTGINVITFYAPVLFQTLGFGSKASLLSAMVTGIIELLCTFVSVFTVDRFGRRVLFLQGGIQMLISQIAIGVMIGVKFGTVGTGNIGKTDANLIVALICIYVAGFAWSWGPLGWLVPSEISPLEIRSAAQAINVAVNMFFTFLVAQLFLTMLCHMKFGLFFFFAVFVFIMTIFIYLMLPETKNVPIEEMNRVWKAHWFWGRFIPDEAVGVSAAEMQQKSV from the exons ATGTTTCATCGGTGCTTTTGGTGGTCTCATCTTCGGATACGATCTCGGGATCTCAGGGTTTTTTTTCCaa GAGGGGTAACCCAAATGGAGCCATTCTTGGAAGAATTTTTCCCTTACGTGtataagaagatgaagaacGCACACGAGAACGAGTACTGTCGTTTTGATAGCCAGCTTCTCACTCTCTTCACTTCGTCTCTCTATTTAGCGGCTTTGGTCTCTTCCTTGTTCGCCTCCACGATAACCCGAGTCTTCGGAAGGAAATGGTCCATGTTCCTCGGTGGTCTCACCTTCTTCATCGGCTCTGCTTTCAACGGCTTTGCTCAAAACATCGCTATGCTTCTCATCGGTCGTATCTTGCTCGGTTTCGGAGTCGGATTCGCCAATCAA TCAGTTCCTGTCTATCTGTCGGAAATGGCTCCTCCGAATCTAAGAGGAGCGTTCAACAATGGGTTTCAAGTAGCGATTATATTCGGTATCGTAGTCGCAACGATCATCAACTACTTCACCGCACAGTTGAAAGGTAACATCGGATGGAGAATCTCACTAGGGTTAGCTTGTGTCCCTGCGATGATGATTATGATCGGAGCTCTGATCCTTCCCGACACTCCCAACTCTCTCATCGAACGTGGCTTCACCGAAGATGCCAAGAAAATGCTTCAATCTATCCGAGGAACCAGTGAAGTCGATGAAGAGTTTCAAGATCTCATTGATGCGAGCGAGGAGTCTAAGCAAGTGAAACACCCGTGGAAGAACATCATGCTTCCTCGTTACAGACCGCAGTTGATAATGACTTGCTTCATTCCTTTCTTCCAACAGCTTACCGGAATCAATGTCATTACGTTTTACGCTCCCGTTCTGTTTCAAACCTTAGGGTTCGGTAGCAAAGCCTCGCTCTTGTCGGCTATGGTAACGGGAATCATCGAGCTCTTGTGTACCTTTGTCTCTGTTTTCACGGTTGATAGGTTTGGAAGAAGAGTCTTGTTCCTCCAGGGAGGTATCCAGATGCTTATCTCTCAG ATTGCTATTGGAGTCATGATCGGAGTCAAGTTTGGAACGGTTGGAACAGGGAACATAGGGAAAACAGATGCTAATCTGATCGTGGCGCTGATCTGCATCTATGTAGCGGGTTTCGCCTGGTCGTGGGGACCGTTGGGATGGCTGGTACCTAGTGAGATATCTCCACTAGAGATCCGATCAGCAGCTCAAGCCATAAACGTAGCGGTGAACATGTTCTTCACATTCCTTGTAGCTCAGCTCTTCCTGACTATGCTCTGCCACATGAAGTTCGGactattcttcttctttgcggTGTTTGTCTTTATAATGACGATATTTATCTACTTGATGTTGCCTGAGACGAAGAATGTGCCCATTGAAGAGATGAATAGAGTATGGAAGGCACACTGGTTCTGGGGAAGGTTTATTCCTGATGAAGCTGTTGGTGTTAGTGCTGCTGAGATGCAGCAAAAGTCTGTATGA